In Fusarium fujikuroi IMI 58289 draft genome, chromosome FFUJ_chr02, the genomic stretch GCACGACAAATCAAGGGCTTTCGGCCTAGTTCTTCATTGGACGGTAGAGTCTTAGCAACACCTGCTGGGCCATTCCCAGCCATAAAGACGTGATGCTCTCGCCTCAATAGCTGTAGAAACCTAgtcttctcaccatcatctaGGTGATCATGGAGTGCTCGTTTGACATATGAGATGTTGCCTGGGATCAGCATGTTCTCGGTCCAGTTGATCTCGTGGCCATTTATCGGATACCCTGGCCCAAATACCAAATCGACAAATTCCGTGTTGTCCAAACTCAATGAGTCCGTAAAATATTGCTGCCTTGAGACGCCATATGGAGTAAAGCCATCAGCCAAGTGTTGAGTActcgacttcatcatgaaGATAGCGTGAAAGTTATGTGCTGATATCCCTACATATACAGCGCTGACCTTTTTGTCCGTTGCGAGCAGGGTACCACTACCGATGCCCAGCCATTCTTTCATCTCGCAGCGGAGGATCTTGGTATGATAACAAGCTCTGGCAGCTAACTTAACCGCCAGATGTGTCTCAGTCATCTTTCGACCAGTATCTACTCTCAGAAAGTTGTTATTTCCAAGACCAGAGACTGGTTCTGGGTTCCAGATGATTCTCATCCCAGATATTTCAGTGGGTGTTAAAGAAGTGTCTCTATCGGATTCCTTCATCCTAGACCTTTTCAAGGGGGAACGAACATGTGCTGGAAAGTCAAGCCATCGTTCTTCGTCCACAAGGTCTTCCGGATTCCCACCTCGAGATTGGAAGGTGTCATACTCCAGAGTCTCACCATACTCACCGTCTTTGCCTTTCAGTCTTACGGTAGGGTTTGCCTCTTCCATGACTGGTGGCCCCGGTGCGTTGCCTGCCATCGTGGTTGATCAAGTTCTGAAGGCCAAGTAATTGCTTCAGCCAGTTATGACGATCATTTCCTATGCTACTTTTGAGCAGTCACTCCCAAGTTGTATCCCTAACAGTAGAAAGTAGAGGCTCGAGCGGAGGGCAGATGATGTCTTGGCGGCTGAGTAAACTGTAGAGCTGCGAGCAGACTCAAGTTAGCACGAGATGCTATGAAGCTTGGCGATCATCaaaccttctcttcttcgcgTAAGTATGGAATTGACACAAGAATCCACGTCGGGTTGGATGTTCGAATGACGAGAGAAGAGCGTTAAGCTCAATGGTGCATATGATGTTCCAACTCGAAGCAATCGATGACTGTCGCGACTGATGGCCAAGTAACCAACAAAGGTCACAGGTAGAATATGGCAAGAAATCGAGCCGATGAAAGCTAGCTATACCGTCGCAGATGAAAGTGTGTGAATCGTGTTGTAAACTGGAGAGGGTGTTAGTGATGATGGGCTGAAATTCTCTTGACATTCTCCTACCGAGGAAGGAAAGGTGTAAGATATCGACGCCGCAAGGCTTTGAATGAAGTTTAAGGCAAGGGGAAGGATGGCGACTATCTCTCAGGCTCAATCGATCATAGATCGAAGTATTGAAAGACTTCTGTTGTTGAGTTACTGGTTCCCCATGTGTTGTTGagaggagaagttgaagagggaCGGAGGTGGATAAGAAAATGAAGCATCAAGGATGCAGAAACAAATAAAAATTACGTCACCAATTTAACAACGCACGAAAGCACATGTGCTAGGTAGACTAAAGCTATGCTCCTTATTCCAACGGGATTTATGCAGCACAGTGAATCATCGGCCGCATACTCCGCATACTCCACGAAACTCCAAGACACATGAAAACGCCCCAATCCCGCGTTCAATACAAATCTTAACAAATCAATAGCTTCAGAAATGCCTAGCTCCCACAGGCTTATTGCCAGCCATTAGAAAACTGTAATACCTAGTGACCCTGGGCAGTCTGAATCGTCGGAGGTGCCTGCAGGCGCCTCTCTCCAGCAGTCATCTCTCGAATATACGCCAAGTAGGGCTGCAGTCTCCAGTCAATGATACCCGTTCCCCCCACAGATTCTTTCAACTATTGTTCTAGCATGCGTGACCTCCCGAACCGACAGGACAGAATTTCGAACGTCGATACTATGTCTGTTGAAGATTTCGTGATGCATGAGTGCGTTGAGAAAGTTTGGCGTTCGAAGTTGTGGTGGCTGATTCATTACCAGCATGCCAGTGTTTCTCAAAAGCGACATAACACTGAAACTGTTAGCATCTTATTTTTCATGTGTAGGCGAGCACTTTACATCATTCGATTCTCGCCACGGAGGGTGAGTCTACTGATGAGAGGGGTGTTCATCATGAATGGCGTGTTGATAAATATGATATAGTTGGCGCCCTGGTCATTGTAGTAAAGACCCTCAACGATGCTTTGGAGTACCCTGACGACCCGTGCAGCGTGCTTGAACAGCCGTGCCATGAGGTATTCGACCTAATGCAAGTTAGTATATATGTAGAACAGAGATATTTGCTGTTTTACCTCTCCATAAGTCTTAGACACTCTGGGATCCTTGAAAGTAAGTGCTACTTCCATGAGCGTTCTTGCTGCAATACCAAGGACCGGTGACTGTCTGAACTTTGGATCTTCCGCCTTTTAACTTGGTCAGCGAAGTGCTTATTCTCCCACATATGGAAAACTCACAGTGACAGGCGACCCATCGTTCCTGGCCTTTTTCTCGACCATCTGATCAGTAGAGTCGAAATGATCcagttcttcaacaacttGAAGAGCAACGTCCCCTAGTTTATAGCATAGGCTCCCCAAAAATCCGTTGGTGTCAGACCGGCTAAATCAGATGTTAGTATATGAAGCAACAACAGTGGGCTCTATCCTCACTATCTGAAATAGTCTTTCTGGGAACGAGTTAGTTGAGACAACAACAGTCAAGGAGACTCATTTGCTTACCGCGTGGCATTTTTCGAACCGCATCTTTTGGCGAAGGAGCTCATCTAGCTTTTCGCACTTTGACTCGTCGCCCTCAAAGCTGGAACAGATTAGAATGAAAAGCTGAAACGGTGGAGAAATCTTACTGCTCCAGCATAGATAGCTTGTCAAAAAAGTCAATGTTCTTCTTTTCACATTCAGTAATTGGCTGAGATCCAGCCGATCCAACATTGCATCGAAGTCTCTGAAGACACCACAGCATTCTACCAAGCATCATAGCCCAGAGAGCAACTAGAAATGTGTCAGGTCCTGTCAGAGAAGAACAGTTGATAGTTTACTCACCCCTCCCTCCGATTGTTGTAACGTAGGTATCTATGTCGGAGTCTGGCTTATATATCAGGCACTGTGCAGACCTGTGATCCGTGGCAAAATTTCGAAGACGATAGAGAAGCATCGAGATTTTGGTGTTCATGATATCCAGGGCACTAGCCATGAGGATCTGCTCCGTGTTTTCAAGGATGTACTCGTGGGTGACGCCAACGTTCAGCCAGTGCTTTGATCGAGGGGCGTCTAACTCAGTGACGAAATGAAAGTGCTACATCGAATATTAGTTATCACCCACGGCTACGCTTCATCGACCTTACAGCCCTAATATCCTAAAACTAAAGTTAGATCGAAGGTTCAACGTAAGAACAACGGGCGCCACATACCAATAAATGATCGGCGATCGGGTTGCGCATTTGCATACTATTGACTTGGTGGCTCAAGACAACACAACAGCGCCGCAGCTGTTCAAGACCTTGGTCGTCGATGATTCTCTCTTTTGTGAACTCTTGAGGCCGGGTATCAGGGATGGGGACGAGGTAGACGATCCCAAGCTGCTTCTGGCTTTCAGCAAGCCACAACCAAAGTTTCCGCCAGATGGTATACCGAGATTCTCGGCTAAACAGTCGTTCCATTTCGCAGGGCTTGTTGCGTCCCCTGGTGAGGGCACTAGAGGATGACCCTGCGTGAGACATCTTTACGATGGATATGGTTGAAAGTAGAGAGAAACTGGATGCGAGGTATGGGTGGAAAGACTTTCTACGGAATTGGAAAGGGAACAGATTTTATTAGGGTAGGTCGAATTAAGTCTTTGATAGAGTTTTGCTCCGCAGCGTGATGCTGAGGGTTCAGGTATCGTAACTTTACGTTGGTGTTGACTGGACATCGTGAATCTGAGAAAGCTAGATGTTGACTGAAACCAATGAATAAACCACAGAGTTCACACAGATTTGATAGAAATATTGTGACTCGTCAGAATCGAAAGCTTGTGATGATATTCTGAACCTAACTTTTACGTA encodes the following:
- a CDS encoding probable adenylosuccinate lyase, coding for MSHAGSSSSALTRGRNKPCEMERLFSRESRYTIWRKLWLWLAESQKQLGIVYLVPIPDTRPQEFTKERIIDDQGLEQLRRCCVVLSHQVNSMQMRNPIADHLLDIRAHFHFVTELDAPRSKHWLNVGVTHEYILENTEQILMASALDIMNTKISMLLYRLRNFATDHRSAQCLIYKPDSDIDTYVTTIGGRVALWAMMLGRMLWCLQRLRCNVGSAGSQPITECEKKNIDFFDKLSMLEHFEGDESKCEKLDELLRQKMRFEKCHAKDYFRYRSDTNGFLGSLCYKLGDVALQVVEELDHFDSTDQMVEKKARNDGSPVTAEDPKFRQSPVLGIAARTLMEVALTFKDPRVSKTYGEVEYLMARLFKHAARVVRVLQSIVEGLYYNDQGANYIIFINTPFMMNTPLISRLTLRGENRMIVMSLLRNTGMLVMNQPPQLRTPNFLNALMHHEIFNRHSIDLKESVGGTGIIDWRLQPYLAYIREMTAGERRLQAPPTIQTAQGH